The Camelina sativa cultivar DH55 chromosome 14, Cs, whole genome shotgun sequence genome includes a window with the following:
- the LOC104743569 gene encoding F-box/kelch-repeat protein At1g24800-like, with the protein MNSKVCSLRFHLCRSSKDKEEEEEDLVDISIKQVDLLNQVEISKVYHCNGLLLCVVKDNSRLVVWNPYLEQTKWIGPRKDFHWLDSYALGYDIDGKHKILRFFDIFEERPSVYEIYDLSSSSWRVLEVTPDWDVDPSQGGVSVKGNTYFFARESTLAPGFSGGEDQGNGDVMIDYSELKDFLLCFDFTREIFGRRLPLPFHTSGLDTVTLSCVREEQLAVLYQEESGHDTLCNIVHIWVTTRIEANSVSWSKFLNVEMRPFSLTGVRFDEYTGGNFFIDEEERVAVVFDIDGYLSRGPNTVRYHTAFIIGEDGYFKSLSLGVAPRVAEPCHLSGYVPEVYCPPLVCSSSYLPSLVQLN; encoded by the coding sequence ATGAATTCAAAGGTTTGTTCACTAAGATTCCATCTCTGCCGCAGCAGCaaggacaaagaagaagaagaagaagacttggttgatatatctataaaacaGGTCGATTTGCTTAATCAAGTGGAGATCTCTAAAGTGTACCACTGCAACGGCTTACTGTTATGCGTCGTCAAGGACAACTCGAGGCTGGTGGTTTGGAACCCTTATTTGGAGCAAACAAAGTGGATCGGACCCAGAAAAGATTTCCACTGGCTAGACAGCTATGCTCTCGGATACGACATCGACGGTAAGCACAAGATCTTGaggttttttgatattttcgaAGAACGCCCTTCCGTGTACGAAATCTACGACTTAAGCTCTAGTTCATGGAGGGTTCTCGAGGTCACTCCGGACTGGGATGTAGATCCTTCTCAAGGCGGTGTCTCTGTGAAGGGAAATACCTACTTTTTTGCTCGTGAGTCAACACTAGCACCTGGCTTCTCTGGTGGAGAGGACCAGGGAAATGGAGATGTAATGATAGATTACTCTGAGCTTAAAGatttcttgctctgttttgattttacaagagagaTCTTTGGACGGCGTCTGCCTCTTCCGTTTCACACTAGTGGTTTAGATACTGTGACCCTCTCATGTGTTAGAGAAGAGCAGCTCGCTGTGCTATATCAGGAGGAGAGTGGCCATGATACGTTATGTAACATAGTTCATATTTGGGTTACAACTAGGATTGAGGCAAACTCTGTGTCATGGAGCAAGTTTTTGAACGTGGAAATGAGACCATTCTCACTCACTGGTGTTCGGTTTGACGAATATACTGGTGGAAActtcttcattgacgaggaaGAGAGAGTCGCTGTGGTGTTCGACATAGACGGGTACCTATCCAGGGGGCCCAACACAGTTCGTTACCACACAGCTTTTATCATTGGAGAAGACGGATACTTCAAATCTCTGAGTCTCGGAGTAGCTCCCAGAGTCGCTGAACCTTGTCACCTATCCGGGTATGTCCCAGAGGTTTATTGTCCCCCGCTTGTgtgctcttcttcttatcttccaAGTCTCGTGCAACTCaactaa